TAAAAccaatatctaaacaaaaagGTAACAATCCAAGAATTTCCGCGGTAACATTACCACCATACCTTTGCGTGGATTGAATCACAACCCGCCGCGAATGACGCCATAATTGAAACGGCTAACATAATAATTACATGTAATTATCTTGACGGGCTCCACGCGTTGATGTCTCCTAACATAATCTGGTTGGAACTGAGTTTTCCATGGTGGCTTTGTAACTAATGTGAGGGAAAGCTGTGAAAAGTCTGCTAATAAAGTAATGGTTTTGATTTGCATTGTTGTTCTCGTTGAAATCGATCGTGATGGTGGACCTAATAGTACGTTGTAATGATACACAGGTTCGTCGGtctaacattaaatatgtaggtactcgtaAACACATTTTATATCGTCTTTAGTAAATATTCCGaaatatccataaaatattttcaattcaattcagcATGTCCCTAATCCGAACTGCAAATGTAAACGTAAATCGCTGAGATTTTAAATTCATCTCAATGCGCAATTTAAAAACGTCTAAACCGGACATCTGAATTATAAAATTTGCTGACCCATTAATATTCATCTCGACTAAAGAGTACCGGTGAGGTACCACTAGGGTGCATCCTGCAGCTACACACAATTGCATTAACCGCTGCGTCCCCGAGCTTCGGTTAATTTGTTGGTCACCGCTCGTTACCATTTAATTCGCATCCCTCTAGCCCAGATTGCGGCTCACTTTACCAGATTATCATCCAATTTAGTCCACCCGCTCGGATAAACGAAGTCACTCGATATGAAAAATGTTGGAATAAAAAATCAGGTCGCCCTTGCGGCTCCTGCTTTCAATTTATAATAGACTTTTGGATTGCGGCTAACGAAATTTGTTATGAATCATTATCCCATTTACATAGACGGAGAGGATATTATTAAGGTAAGTGGTTTAGAGAAAAAGgtttttgatttcatttttttatgaaatggcTTTATCTCTTTATCTAGGATTATAAGGCTTATAATGGAAAATAGGTAGGTTATATTATAGTATGGGTAAAAGATTCGTTAAGGAACTGCGGAAACTAAAACGTCTGCATTTTCCAGGTTAGCACAAAAGTAACGATTTCCTGCCACGTGCACGGCCATCATTCACCGCACGGGCCCATTCAGCGCACATCTGCTTACGACTGTCTAGATAATTCAACAAAGCGTGCGCCCCAATTTTCTTGCAGCTCGGAGTCAAAGTTGTGCGGTGTAGCATACAATGGCCCCGCTCGTGGGTAATGCGACACCGCCGTGCGGGGGACTTCCCCAGTCCTCCCCGCGACAAAGCAGCCACTTACCCCGCGTACCGTTTCGCCGTCTCTGAATGCGCCAAGAAATCTTCCCGCTGAAGATCCGCGCCCGACATGCATGTTTGTGTATCCATTTGCTTGCACCGAATGCCGCGGTAATGGATTTTTTGAGGAACGCTATGTAGATTGAATGGATGTTTACTTGGATATGAAATCATGCGACTTCGATTCGTAGGTTAGTGTGGTTTTGTTTGTAAGTGCTTGAATGTAGATTTAaaagaatcaaataaaatacaactttttgaaaattacagtcatggacacataattaaagacaccccccgactcgaagtgaaataaatagttatggtactgacatgagcttaagctcggtataaactgtagtgtaataattattaaaacaaacattacattgtgttctttaaattaaggacaaaattttttttctttctttaatactttagatataaagctctatgggaaatgaacactaacttttgtagctgatacttggctggtcagctaattaaagacagttaaagcccagttaagaaaaaaaaacgaaagatacaaatagttgccatacttttttttagaagtgagtaaaatacttatgaaaactcgaattaggtaataatttaggtttatttcattaaaaattttcattttattctaaAGAATATAtaagaatttttgttctagtcttattgataggactatcaataagactagaacaaaaattctggtaagttaaatgttttaggctttttaatattatattttaacatacggatttattcataccacttgatctgtagtaataaatttattattaaagatttcttatcaatggcactaaaaaggcatggtttgagaacaactcaaaaccgaccccaaggaaaacttgtccgcaaacagactttaaggcggtgctataggcaaatagtgacccatttacatgattcggtactggtttttttgggagtcatctgatgctaaaaggacgacaattgtgtctgcagaacttttagactacaaccgggcctaaaaaagctgtaaggcatgggtatcggaagatgttacttttggaaaagcaccgcgtgtccctactgtagttggctatttctatcaaatgtgaaaggtgcagttaacaagtgttcaaaaatgtattttttttctcattaaacaaagggatacgaataattctaaaataatgtatcgaaattagtcgcctgcaaaacatgagatggaaccaaaatacactaagaaagttctcaaacataggaggcgaaaaagtaatagtgtggggcttctctccactacttggtgtggtgtcttttagaaagatattattaaaaataggcgaattcaagtactataatattttagaaatagcattttgttatatgctaagcataatttaccggtccttagcgctttccaaattagaaaagttctgaaaaacactgtaagagtagtaaaaaggactctttgatcgagcaacttatgactgTTTTGGtatggcccatcgcaaatttaatagaaaaaaaactggtgatcggccagaaaacacaatggcgataagtcatacatgaaacattgatcacttttacacagatttttatgaagcatggaagaaaattcccgtagcgacttaaaacaaaactgaccgcttgcacgcttagggatgtcgtgctgtcattgaggtaaaaggaaataaaccaaatattagtactcattagtatgcttagttacaggcagtgtagggaatgttgttatagaaaagtaccatcaataatattaataatttgcatttcttcctctgagcaaatggagtgtctttaattatatggccaggccacgttatggttcataccgctcgagattcggataaagcgaaaaaaaaacttgtcgcgaaggatcactgaagatagtctttagttataatatttcacaatgccctcttaaatactttaaaatagaaaatgaagttccagtagcaatcagaaaaaagaaatacagatgaaatgcggcagcaatttaagattccaacagtgtctttaattatgtgtccatgactgtatttatttatttttacgtatctTGAAAGTTTCGTATCAAGCGTTTCAGGAATATAACAAAAGCCGATCACATGCGTTAAGTCCTGAAAAACAAGTTTCCTAAAAAACCGCAACAATGTAGTATATTCtgtttcaatttaaaacaattcaccgtaataaattatgtagaaaGCCGTCCCAGTCTATATTCAAAACGTTTCAGGTGTCTGCAATACAAATTGTTCCAGCAAagacattaaaatgtaaatccATTTATACTTAGCTATGCAATGTGCCCATGTGCACTGTCTATGCAAAATGCAAATAACTGAATTATTATACAATGTATTTCTTCGGCTACATCGTCTCTTCTAGTTTGTTGGTTTAACACCACCTAATGTATGCAAAAAGGTTTAAAGGCTGTGTTAGGGTAAAGGTTTTAGGTCTATCGTGGACAAGTGTCGTGTATAGTAGTAGTTGCTTTTGAATTTAGGACTTTACGAAGACTTTATTTcgataatttcaaaatattaggtaaataatgaaaatctaTGTAGATAAGGTGGGGTTTTGCTTGAAAGTACATAAATTCGAGCTTAAAATAATCAAGAGTGTACTTTCGAAATCTCTGGTACTGCGGTTGTCTTACTTACCTCAACTACCCCTATTTCATCAACACACCTCTACATGAACGACCCCACTCATAACTTCTCACCTTCGACATAAGTAGTCACAAAACAATTGCCATCTCAAATCAGTGACATCACTCCCGAATTACGTAGTCTCATAGTCTGTATTTGTCTAATGCAATCCCACAGAACGATACACGGTCCCAGCTAAAATAAATTGccgtaaaataaaatgcaagttGTGAGACTTTCTCTTGCTATCCGTGCAGCCGAGACTAACCGTATTCTGTTCAATTTAGTTGCATGTTAAAAGCTAGGGGTTATCATAAATAGTGGAGTTGGATTTTAATGAGTATGGCTGTCATTTGGTGGATGTTATGGCAGGATTGGCCTTTTACATCCTTTTTTACTGTTGAGAGAAACTTGCTTATTTACATATGTAAGTTTATGTATGTACTAAATTACTTCACAGGAGATGTTATAAGTGTGTTAGAAATGTCTATCTATAAACTGCCTTTCCCAACATCATACTCTGCTTAATTAGCAGGTTCACCTTATGTCTAGACCGGCACCCGGACTAGACCGGCACCCGGACCCAATAGAACGGGAAGAAGTTCGGGAGGAAGCGAGGGAGTTAATAACTGGCCACTGGGCCGAGGATCTTGCCTCGGCAACGTTTGGTCGCCGAACGTTGGATGCCATTGGGCCTGTCCTGAACGGCTCgctcgatcggcggcatggGTGCCTCTCGATGCGTCTAGTGCAGGTgctgtccgggcatggctgcttcggatcgtacctgtaccggattgggagggaggagacTCCACAGTGCCATCACTGCGAAGCCGAGGTGGATTCGACAGAGCACACACTCGAGGTGTGCCCATCGTGGACTGAACCCCGCCGCACCCTGGTGGCAGTAGTCGGGGATGACCTCTCACTTCCCAGCGTGATTTCTGCCATGCTGCGAAGTGAGGAGGCATGGGAAGCGGTggcctccttctgtgaggacGTCATGTCACAGAAGGAGTCAGCGGAGCGCGTGCGGGAGAGCGACCCtctcgcggcgccgcaccgcagacgaagaaggggtggaagacggcgaacacaacgcccgtccccatccgccctggggggtgatcagcgggcgacaggcgcgggggtGCCACCGCCTGCATTACAAGGATCTCCCCTTGTGCTCCGGCCATCATAGGGACCCCTCCTCACTGTGGGGAggcatgaggggcctgccgtgaggcgggcaatcgccggagggggactggacgccatagattcccagaccccctccactcaggcgaggtcggagtgccgctgggcctttttagtgggtataccgggaacgtctttaccggggagtcccacatacccctctctcgtcccccgacgggaaggggattagattagattagattagattactCGGGCTGGTTTCCGCAACTCCACGACAAAGCGCGTATTTTGCGTGTGAGGGTGATAATGGGTGTTTATTCACTCGATCCACCCCAACTCCTCGAGAAAAGCCAGCAGAGGTTTAATTTTGCTGACTATCTCTTGGATAGTACCTGGGTTACCGAAGTACTTAGCCCTGTATATGGCGGTTTCAGGGCAGTCTAGTAGCACGTGTGCCGCTGTTTCTTCTTCCCCCATGCAGGCTCTGCATAAGGGACTGTCTGTAACTCCTATAACATAGAGGTGTTTATTGAAGGAGCCGTGTCCAGTTAGAACTGCCGTAAACTTACGTAAATTCTGCTTTGATAGGCCCATCAGCTGTTTAGTGAGGCGATCGTTGATGGTCGGGAGGGCCATCTTCGCCTGCCTGCACGCGCTGTGGTTAGTCCAGAGGTGGTTGTGTTTGTGCCTAGTACGCTGTCTTACCAGTGTTCGTAGGTGGCCGAAGGGGAGTGGCAGTATGGGTTCTGGTCCTACTGCTGTTTGGTCTGATCCCCTTCTCGCCAGCTCATCCGCTGCATCGTTGCCTCGGGAGCCACTGTGTCCTTTTATCCATTGAAtggttatgttatttaaactgcCTACCTTGTTTAACCGTTGGTGGCACTCGTGTATAAGGCCGGAGTTTGCGCAGTGTTTGCTTAGGGCCTGTATTACTGCCATGCTATCTGAGAGTATTCGGATAGAGTGACCGGTTACTTCCCGCTTTATGACTGCTTCGGCCGCTAGGGAGATGCCTATACATTCAGCTTGGAATACTGTATTATGTACTCCTAGGGGTGTGAATATGTGTATGTTTAGGTCTTCTGAGAAGAGGCCTGAACCTGTGCCGGTGCTTGTTTTGGATCCGTCGGTGAAAATTCTTAGTTCTTTGGGATTATGTCCCTCGTAACGATGATCCTCAAAAAGTTGGATCCTGTATTTCTTATCGAATATAAAGACTTTGGGTATGCGGTCGTTTATAGCCTGCATAATGGGAAAGTCTGCATAAAGATTGTTTAGTATAGTTGTGTGTTTTGTAGGCAACTTGCTCCAGAGATTAAGGGTTTTGAGTCTTAGAGCCGTCATTGCTGCTTCTTGCTGTGCAAAGAGGTTCAGCGGCGGCAGACCTAGCATGGCTTCCAACGCTGCCGTTGGTGTTGTCCTCATGCCACCTGTGGCTGCCATGCAGGCTTGTCTTTGGACTCGCGCCAGTTTATTTGCGACTGTAGTTTGGTCGGTTTTGGGCCACCAGACTAAGGCGCCGTAAGTGATCATGGGGCGGATCACTGTTTTGTATAGCCATAGTAT
The sequence above is a segment of the Helicoverpa armigera isolate CAAS_96S chromosome 20, ASM3070526v1, whole genome shotgun sequence genome. Coding sequences within it:
- the LOC135118298 gene encoding uncharacterized protein LOC135118298 — translated: MSRPAPGLDRHPDPIEREEVREEARELITGHWAEDLASATFGRRTLDAIGPVLNGSLDRRHGCLSMRLVQVLSGHGCFGSYLYRIGREETPQCHHCEAEVDSTEHTLEVCPSWTEPRRTLVAVVGDDLSLPSVISAMLRSEEAWEAVASFCEDVMSQKESAERVRESDPLAAPHRRRRRGGRRRTQRPSPSALGGDQRATGAGVPPPALQGSPLVLRPS